GCCTGTACCAGCTGGCGGGCCGGCGACCTCGCATTCGCAGTTTCGCCTGCTCGGCAAGCGTCGCTTCCTGCCTTTCTTCTGCACGCAACTGCTCGGTGCATTCAACGACAACGTGTTCAAGCAGGCGCTGATCCTGGCGATTCTGTTCAAGATCGGCACGGCCGCCGACAAGAGTCTATTGATCAATCTTTGCGCGTTGCTGTTCATCCTGCCGTTCTTTCTGTTCTCCGCGCTGGGTGGCCAGTTCGGCGAGCGCTTCGAGAAAGCCTGGTTGATTCGTCGGATCAAGTTCGCCGAGATCCTGATCATGCTTGTCGGTGCGTTCGGCATGCTGCTCGGCAACCTGCCGGTATTGCTTGCGGTGCTTTTCTGTATGGGCACCCAGTCGGCGCTGTTCGGTCCGGTCAAGTACTCGATCCTGCCGCAGCAGCTCGCCGAGGATGAGCTGGTAGGGGGCAATGCACTGGTGGAGATGGGAACGTTCCTGGCGATTCTCGGCGGCACCATCGGTGCGGGTGTGTTGATGGCGAGCGAGGGCTACGCCGAGTTGGTGGCGATCGGCGTGGTGTTGATCGCGCTGGTCGGTTATCTCGCCAGTCTGGCCATTCCAGTCGGCACGGCAGCGCTGCCGACCCTGCACATGGACTGGCATGTGCTGCGTCAGTCATGGCGCATTCTGCGGCTGGGGTTCGGTCAGCAGCGGGCCGTTTCCCGGGCCATGCTGGGCAATTCCTGGTTCTGGTTTCTCGGTGCGACCTACCTGACGCAGATCCCGGCGTTCGCCAAGGACTATCTCGGCGGCGATGAAAGCGTGGTGACGTTGATCCTGACGCTGTTCTCGGTCGGCATCGCCCTGGGTTCGCTGCTTTGCGAGCGCCTGTCGCGGCACCATGTGGAGATCGGCCTGGTCCCGTTCGGAGCCATTGGTCTGAGCCTCTGCGGAGTGCTGTTGTGGTGGCATGCGAGCGGGCATGTGGCGCCTGTGGGTACGGTCGGCTGGCTTGCGCTGCTCGGCGAGCCTGCTGCCTGGTGGGTGCTGATGGATATCCTTGGGCTGGGGATTTTCGGCGGGTTGTACATCGTCCCGCTGTATGCGCTGATCCAGTCACGCAGTGTGGTTCACGAGCGCTCGCGAGTGGTGGCAGCGAACAACATTCTCAATGCGCTGTTCATGGTCGCATCGGCGATTATCGCAATTGTCCTGCTGGTGCTGCTGAAGCTCTCGATACCGCAGCTTTTCCTGACGGTTTCGTTGCTCAGCGTGCT
This DNA window, taken from Pseudomonas sp. FeN3W, encodes the following:
- a CDS encoding MFS transporter, which translates into the protein MKRESTRASSTRPVPAGGPATSHSQFRLLGKRRFLPFFCTQLLGAFNDNVFKQALILAILFKIGTAADKSLLINLCALLFILPFFLFSALGGQFGERFEKAWLIRRIKFAEILIMLVGAFGMLLGNLPVLLAVLFCMGTQSALFGPVKYSILPQQLAEDELVGGNALVEMGTFLAILGGTIGAGVLMASEGYAELVAIGVVLIALVGYLASLAIPVGTAALPTLHMDWHVLRQSWRILRLGFGQQRAVSRAMLGNSWFWFLGATYLTQIPAFAKDYLGGDESVVTLILTLFSVGIALGSLLCERLSRHHVEIGLVPFGAIGLSLCGVLLWWHASGHVAPVGTVGWLALLGEPAAWWVLMDILGLGIFGGLYIVPLYALIQSRSVVHERSRVVAANNILNALFMVASAIIAIVLLVLLKLSIPQLFLTVSLLSVLVCGALFIDAPEFIERFLIWSLGERLGGSLALQLKVR